The following are from one region of the Achromobacter xylosoxidans genome:
- a CDS encoding alpha-hydroxy acid oxidase, whose translation MSRLDRCLSVRDFEREARRIMPRCVEGYVCGGTEDGASLAESVRALGDVGFRPRGLRVVDQRSSRVELYGQRYAMPLGFAPTGFSAIVMHECDLALAQAAQQAEIPFIISGASSVPLERLQEATGKRCWYQAYLPGNTERIAKLLARLRQAEIPVLVVTIDTCVGANRENLQKLSFTVPFKLSPSVMLDGMRHPRWSFNVFLRTLLGSGIPRFSNLYEEIGPPITQDPPNGFRGERDKLSWEHIRWIRENWPGKLVLKGVMHPDDARLACAAGADGVIVSNHGGRQLDGCISPLQALPDVVAAVPPGFPVMVDGGFRRGSDVLKAVALGARMVFTGRPQLFGAAVAGSAGIRKVADIFRSEISTNMALLGCATLADLTPDLIAPLRPAATT comes from the coding sequence ATGAGCCGTCTGGACCGTTGCCTGTCCGTGCGCGACTTCGAACGCGAGGCGCGGCGCATCATGCCGCGCTGCGTCGAAGGCTACGTCTGCGGCGGCACCGAGGACGGCGCTTCGCTGGCCGAGAGCGTGCGCGCGCTGGGCGACGTGGGTTTCCGGCCGCGCGGCTTGCGCGTGGTCGACCAGCGCAGCAGCCGGGTCGAACTCTACGGTCAGCGCTACGCCATGCCGCTGGGGTTCGCGCCTACCGGGTTCTCCGCCATCGTCATGCATGAGTGCGACCTGGCGTTGGCGCAGGCCGCCCAGCAGGCCGAGATTCCGTTCATCATCAGCGGCGCTTCCAGCGTACCGCTGGAACGTTTGCAGGAAGCCACCGGCAAGCGCTGCTGGTACCAGGCTTATCTGCCAGGCAATACTGAGCGCATCGCCAAGCTGCTGGCGCGGCTGCGCCAGGCCGAGATCCCGGTGCTGGTGGTGACCATCGACACCTGCGTGGGCGCCAACCGCGAGAACCTGCAGAAGCTCTCGTTCACCGTGCCCTTCAAGCTCAGCCCCAGCGTGATGCTGGACGGCATGCGCCATCCGCGCTGGAGCTTCAACGTCTTCCTGCGCACGTTGCTGGGCAGCGGCATCCCCAGGTTCTCGAACCTGTACGAAGAAATCGGCCCGCCCATCACGCAAGACCCGCCCAACGGTTTTCGCGGCGAACGCGACAAGCTGTCGTGGGAGCACATCCGCTGGATCCGCGAGAACTGGCCCGGCAAGCTGGTGCTCAAGGGCGTGATGCATCCCGACGATGCGCGCCTGGCCTGCGCGGCGGGCGCCGACGGCGTGATCGTGTCGAACCATGGCGGACGCCAGCTGGATGGCTGCATCTCGCCCCTGCAGGCGCTGCCCGACGTGGTGGCCGCGGTGCCGCCGGGCTTCCCGGTCATGGTAGACGGCGGCTTTCGCCGCGGCTCCGACGTGCTCAAGGCCGTGGCCCTGGGCGCGCGCATGGTCTTCACCGGCAGGCCCCAATTGTTCGGCGCGGCCGTGGCCGGCAGCGCCGGCATCCGCAAAGTCGCGGACATATTCCGCAGCGAGATCTCGACCAACATGGCGCTGCTCGGCTGCGCGACGCTGGCCGACCTCACACCGGACCTGATCGCGCCCTTGCGGCCGGCGGCGACCACCTGA
- a CDS encoding LysR substrate-binding domain-containing protein yields the protein MEKRLMPSMMALQCFEAVARHMSFTRAAEELHMTQSAISKQIAQLEALLRNPLFLRVRRRLQLTPAGALYQSEVRAILNQVDMSSRYILTYGSETQVLTIGTQPTFGARWLIPRLQGFMAAHPDIQVKVRSETRPFDLMQAKIDISFFFGHGTLPGAQCRELFGAEVVPVCAPGFLPGDRVDSLEALSAQALIQCASRPEAWHDYFSRQQFQSDRSYHGPRFDTFYMCVRAAEGGCGVALTPRLLAEEELQAGKLVIPWDYVQPSDGAYFVAYSEHSAEVPKIKQFVAWVEQEAARKRERDAQRARSMKKRTD from the coding sequence ATGGAAAAGCGTTTGATGCCATCGATGATGGCGCTGCAATGTTTCGAGGCGGTGGCGCGGCACATGAGCTTCACGCGCGCCGCCGAGGAACTGCACATGACCCAGAGCGCGATCAGCAAGCAGATCGCGCAGCTGGAGGCGCTGCTGCGCAACCCGCTGTTCCTGCGGGTGCGGCGGCGCCTGCAACTGACGCCTGCGGGAGCCTTGTACCAGTCCGAGGTCAGGGCCATCCTGAACCAGGTGGACATGTCCTCGCGCTACATCCTGACCTACGGCAGCGAGACCCAGGTGCTCACCATCGGCACCCAGCCCACCTTCGGCGCGCGCTGGCTGATCCCGCGCCTGCAAGGCTTCATGGCCGCGCATCCGGACATCCAGGTCAAGGTGCGCAGCGAAACCCGGCCCTTCGACCTGATGCAGGCCAAGATCGACATCTCCTTCTTCTTCGGGCATGGCACCTTGCCGGGCGCCCAGTGCCGGGAATTGTTCGGTGCAGAGGTGGTGCCGGTGTGCGCGCCCGGCTTTCTTCCGGGTGACAGGGTCGACAGCCTGGAGGCGCTGAGCGCGCAGGCGCTGATCCAATGCGCTTCGCGCCCGGAAGCCTGGCACGACTACTTCTCGCGTCAGCAGTTCCAGTCCGACCGCAGCTACCACGGTCCCCGCTTCGATACCTTCTACATGTGCGTGCGTGCGGCAGAGGGCGGCTGCGGCGTGGCGTTGACGCCGCGCCTGCTGGCCGAAGAGGAGTTGCAGGCCGGCAAGCTGGTGATTCCCTGGGACTATGTGCAGCCCAGCGACGGCGCGTACTTCGTCGCCTACTCCGAGCATTCGGCCGAAGTGCCCAAGATCAAGCAGTTCGTCGCCTGGGTGGAACAAGAGGCCGCGCGCAAGCGCGAGCGCGACGCCCAGCGCGCGCGATCCATGAAAAAACGGACTGATTAA
- a CDS encoding VOC family protein, translating to MSQNFVNPDQIRAWFSRAMSDMYKSEVPLYDTLLDLVAQVNAKTLAEQPELAAQLARTGEIERLDIERHGAIRVGTAQELANLRRVFAVMGMQPVGYYDLSPAGVPVHSTAFRATHEASLQASPFRVFTSLLRLELIADETLREKAARILAARQIFTARTLELAARFEAQGGLDVAAAREFVEEALHTFRWHSEATVSLEDYEELHGQHRLIADVVAFKGPHINHLTPRTLDIDEAQAEMPRRGVSAKAVIEGPPPRKCPILLRQTSFKALEEAVLFAGADGQSAAGSHTARFGEIEQRGVALTRKGRALYDQLLDLARSRISGAPNEGNAAAYMQNLQDCFAAFPDDYDALHAQGLAYFRYFLTGKEGADPEAGLLDLIAQGHIRFEPLVYEDFLPVSAAGIFQSNLGDKAQAEYAQNASQAAFEQALGAKVQDELALYQDTQDRSLAACMQALREQAGSPVAA from the coding sequence ATGAGTCAGAATTTCGTCAATCCGGATCAGATCCGCGCCTGGTTCTCCCGCGCCATGTCCGACATGTACAAGTCGGAAGTGCCGCTGTACGACACGCTGCTGGACCTGGTCGCACAGGTCAACGCCAAGACGCTGGCCGAGCAGCCCGAGCTGGCCGCGCAACTGGCGCGCACCGGCGAGATCGAGCGCCTGGACATCGAGCGCCACGGCGCGATCCGCGTCGGCACCGCGCAGGAACTGGCCAACCTGCGGCGCGTGTTCGCCGTGATGGGCATGCAGCCGGTGGGCTATTACGATCTGTCGCCGGCCGGCGTGCCGGTGCATTCCACCGCCTTTCGCGCCACCCACGAAGCCTCGTTGCAGGCCAGCCCGTTCCGCGTCTTTACCTCGCTGCTGCGGCTGGAACTGATCGCCGACGAGACCTTGCGCGAGAAGGCCGCCCGCATCCTGGCCGCGCGCCAGATCTTCACCGCGCGCACGCTGGAACTCGCGGCCCGCTTCGAGGCGCAGGGCGGATTGGATGTAGCCGCGGCCCGCGAATTCGTGGAAGAAGCCCTGCATACCTTCCGCTGGCACAGCGAGGCCACCGTCAGCCTTGAAGACTACGAGGAACTGCATGGTCAGCATCGCCTGATCGCCGACGTGGTGGCCTTCAAGGGCCCGCACATCAACCACCTGACCCCGCGCACGCTGGACATCGATGAAGCCCAGGCCGAGATGCCCCGCCGCGGCGTGTCCGCCAAGGCCGTGATCGAGGGCCCGCCGCCGCGCAAGTGCCCGATCCTGCTGCGCCAGACCAGCTTCAAGGCGCTGGAGGAAGCGGTCCTGTTCGCCGGCGCCGACGGCCAGTCCGCGGCCGGCAGCCACACGGCGCGCTTCGGCGAGATCGAGCAGCGCGGCGTCGCGCTGACCCGCAAGGGCCGGGCGCTGTACGACCAGTTGCTGGACCTGGCCCGCAGCCGCATCAGCGGCGCGCCCAACGAAGGCAATGCCGCGGCCTACATGCAGAACCTGCAGGACTGTTTCGCCGCCTTCCCGGATGACTACGACGCGCTGCATGCGCAGGGGCTGGCCTATTTCCGCTATTTCCTGACCGGCAAGGAAGGCGCGGATCCCGAGGCCGGCCTGCTGGACCTGATCGCCCAGGGCCACATCCGCTTCGAGCCGCTGGTGTACGAGGACTTCCTGCCCGTCAGCGCGGCCGGCATCTTCCAGTCGAACCTGGGCGACAAGGCCCAGGCCGAATACGCGCAGAACGCCAGCCAGGCCGCTTTCGAGCAGGCCCTGGGCGCCAAGGTGCAGGACGAACTGGCGCTTTACCAGGACACGCAGGACCGTTCGCTGGCCGCCTGCATGCAGGCGCTGCGCGAGCAGGCCGGCTCGCCGGTGGCCGCATGA
- a CDS encoding YadA family autotransporter adhesin: MKNTYAILAANGLSVAVLVGALAGGSAAQAQTAPPVMWDGSNLGYGPGAAQGVTGKGNHAIGKNAGVNVKGSNNIGLGNGAGQDVSTNWNLAIGEGAGSKVGGKNANQAIGYYAGINVQGGWNQSFGRSAGQNVTGDYNDAFGFWAGTDTVGNNNAAYGTNAGRNVTGNGNSAFGQEAGRNVVGDGNLALGQNAGQNVEGEGNLAQGKNAGQNVTGANNMAAGAYAGYGVQGDGNTASGLAAGRDVVGNNNVAQGTAAGSGVRGSDNVSIGSNAGRGSVADRSVSVGADSSAATQSVAVGAGAVASAGNSVALGAGSSAARGAQEGYEAYGMARPQNSTGEVNVGGRQVTGVAAGSEDTDAVNVGQLRAASSASEARVGAVEHSVQNLRNDLDSQERMLSAGVAAAMATASLPQAYLPGRNMLSMAGGTWNGESGYAMGLSRVSSGGRWVYKVSANGTSRGDFGGAAGVGYQW, encoded by the coding sequence ATGAAGAACACATACGCAATTCTGGCCGCCAACGGCTTGTCGGTGGCGGTTCTGGTGGGTGCGCTGGCCGGGGGATCGGCCGCGCAGGCGCAGACCGCGCCGCCCGTGATGTGGGACGGCAGCAATCTCGGCTATGGACCGGGCGCCGCCCAGGGCGTGACGGGCAAAGGTAATCACGCCATAGGCAAGAACGCCGGCGTCAACGTGAAAGGCAGCAACAACATCGGCCTGGGCAATGGCGCGGGCCAGGACGTGAGCACCAACTGGAACCTCGCGATCGGCGAAGGCGCGGGCTCCAAGGTCGGCGGCAAGAACGCCAACCAGGCCATCGGCTATTACGCCGGCATCAACGTGCAGGGCGGCTGGAACCAGTCGTTCGGCCGCAGCGCCGGGCAGAACGTCACGGGCGACTACAACGATGCCTTTGGCTTCTGGGCCGGCACGGACACGGTGGGCAACAACAATGCCGCCTATGGCACCAACGCCGGCCGCAACGTCACCGGCAACGGCAACTCGGCATTCGGCCAGGAAGCGGGCCGCAATGTCGTTGGCGACGGCAACCTGGCGCTGGGCCAGAACGCGGGCCAGAACGTGGAGGGCGAGGGCAACCTGGCGCAGGGCAAGAATGCCGGGCAGAACGTGACCGGCGCCAACAACATGGCTGCCGGCGCCTACGCGGGCTACGGCGTGCAGGGCGACGGCAATACGGCTAGCGGGCTGGCCGCCGGCCGCGACGTCGTCGGCAACAACAACGTGGCGCAGGGTACGGCCGCCGGGTCGGGCGTGCGCGGCAGCGACAACGTATCGATAGGCTCGAATGCCGGACGCGGTTCCGTGGCGGACCGTAGCGTGTCGGTGGGCGCGGACTCGTCCGCGGCTACGCAGAGCGTCGCGGTCGGCGCCGGCGCGGTGGCCAGCGCGGGCAACAGCGTGGCGCTGGGGGCGGGGTCCTCGGCGGCGCGCGGCGCGCAGGAAGGTTACGAGGCCTACGGCATGGCGCGGCCCCAAAACTCCACCGGCGAGGTGAACGTGGGCGGACGCCAGGTGACGGGCGTGGCGGCGGGCAGCGAGGACACCGATGCCGTCAACGTGGGTCAACTGCGCGCCGCCAGCAGCGCAAGCGAGGCGCGCGTGGGCGCCGTCGAGCATTCCGTGCAGAACCTGCGCAACGACCTGGATTCCCAGGAGCGCATGCTGAGCGCGGGCGTGGCCGCGGCCATGGCGACGGCTTCCTTGCCGCAGGCCTATCTGCCGGGCCGCAACATGCTGTCCATGGCGGGCGGCACCTGGAATGGCGAATCGGGCTACGCCATGGGCCTGTCGCGCGTTTCCAGCGGCGGGCGCTGGGTCTACAAGGTATCGGCCAACGGCACGTCCCGCGGTGATTTCGGCGGCGCGGCGGGGGTCGGATACCAGTGGTGA